The proteins below are encoded in one region of Arenibacter algicola:
- a CDS encoding GH92 family glycosyl hydrolase, with the protein MTLQRIILLILTVFTLGAYAQKQPVDFVNPFIGTSNFGTTNPGPIAVRGMVSVSPFNVAGPKNLPLEKDSRWLSTPYVQENTFLTGFSHVNLSGVGCPELGVILAMPTAGDLEVDYLKYGTSYSDEVSKVGYYSNTLDDYNIKVEATATTRVGVSKYFFPKGDANILINLGLGLTNEQGASIRVVSPTEVEGVRSVGSFCYYKPEEAYPVYFVARFSRPADEFGVWKKPTTYKGAEAEWMGYNGKTRVMPGYAMEVVGDSIGSYMRYNFKEPTVVEMKVGISYVSIENARENLEKETSTRSFDQILEESKKNWNQYLSKIEVEGGAEEDKIKFYSALYHSLIHPSTLNDYNGDYPKMKTRETLRTQDTRYTVFSLWDTYRNLHQLMSLVYPRQQSNMVKSTLQIYDESGWLPKWELNATETTTMVGDPAGIVIADTYLKGIRDFDVEKAYAAMVKSADQIQDNPLRPGLKDYLEKGYLTTKTTNSGSVSTTQEYNISDYAIAQLAKALGKKEDYKRFSQRSISYRNLFDKEFNLLRPRNDDGSWLTPYNPEAGANFVKNLGFIEGNAWQYSFMVTHDTKGLMKLMGGAKPFTNRLQDVFDKGHFDMANEPDIAYPYLFNYVKGEERRTQQMVSDLLDTYYKNSPDGLPGNDDTGTMSAWAVFSMMGIYPISPANAIYTITTPRFNKITIHLDSDYYQQEKITIISNFSEHNRFIENIKIEGKPHKGYFIGHDELVNGKTLELKLNK; encoded by the coding sequence ATGACATTACAACGTATAATATTATTAATACTGACAGTTTTTACCCTTGGAGCTTATGCACAAAAACAACCGGTAGATTTCGTGAACCCCTTCATAGGGACGTCAAATTTTGGGACTACCAATCCTGGGCCTATTGCGGTAAGGGGTATGGTTAGCGTATCCCCCTTTAATGTGGCTGGACCTAAAAATTTACCTTTGGAAAAAGACAGTCGATGGTTGTCCACGCCATATGTTCAGGAGAACACTTTTTTAACAGGATTCAGTCACGTTAATCTAAGTGGGGTAGGCTGTCCAGAACTTGGGGTAATTTTGGCCATGCCCACCGCAGGTGACCTTGAAGTTGATTATCTAAAATACGGCACCTCTTATTCCGATGAGGTTTCTAAAGTTGGATACTATTCCAATACCTTGGATGATTATAACATTAAAGTAGAGGCCACAGCAACAACTAGAGTAGGAGTAAGCAAGTATTTTTTTCCTAAAGGGGATGCCAATATTCTTATAAATCTAGGCTTGGGCCTTACCAATGAACAAGGAGCCTCTATCAGGGTAGTTTCGCCAACTGAAGTTGAAGGGGTTCGTTCTGTTGGTTCGTTTTGTTATTATAAGCCGGAGGAGGCATATCCGGTGTACTTTGTAGCACGGTTTTCCCGGCCTGCGGACGAATTTGGGGTTTGGAAAAAACCGACCACCTACAAAGGTGCCGAGGCAGAGTGGATGGGTTACAACGGAAAGACAAGGGTAATGCCGGGGTATGCCATGGAAGTTGTAGGCGATAGTATAGGTAGTTATATGAGGTATAATTTTAAAGAACCAACAGTAGTTGAAATGAAAGTTGGGATCTCCTATGTCAGCATTGAAAATGCCCGTGAAAATCTGGAAAAGGAAACATCGACGCGAAGCTTTGACCAAATTCTTGAAGAGTCCAAGAAAAATTGGAACCAATATTTGTCCAAAATTGAGGTAGAAGGAGGTGCCGAAGAGGATAAGATCAAGTTTTATTCGGCCCTGTACCATAGTTTAATACACCCCAGTACCCTAAATGATTATAATGGGGATTATCCCAAAATGAAAACCAGGGAAACTTTAAGGACCCAGGATACTAGATATACGGTGTTTTCTTTATGGGATACATATCGTAATTTGCATCAGCTTATGAGTTTGGTCTATCCACGGCAACAATCCAATATGGTGAAGAGTACGCTGCAGATCTATGATGAGAGCGGGTGGCTGCCAAAATGGGAGTTGAATGCCACGGAAACCACTACGATGGTTGGGGATCCGGCAGGTATTGTTATTGCTGATACCTATTTGAAGGGTATAAGGGATTTTGATGTGGAAAAGGCCTATGCAGCAATGGTCAAAAGTGCAGATCAGATTCAGGATAACCCCCTTCGCCCGGGACTAAAAGATTATTTGGAAAAGGGATATCTAACTACCAAAACAACCAATAGTGGATCTGTCTCTACCACTCAGGAGTACAATATTTCAGATTATGCCATAGCCCAATTGGCCAAGGCCTTGGGTAAAAAAGAAGATTATAAACGTTTTTCCCAAAGGTCCATTTCTTATAGGAATCTTTTCGACAAGGAATTTAATCTCTTAAGGCCTAGGAATGATGATGGATCATGGCTGACCCCTTATAACCCTGAAGCCGGAGCCAACTTTGTAAAAAATCTAGGATTCATTGAAGGCAATGCCTGGCAGTATTCATTTATGGTAACCCATGATACCAAAGGTCTTATGAAACTGATGGGCGGGGCAAAACCATTTACCAATAGATTGCAGGATGTCTTTGATAAGGGGCATTTTGATATGGCCAATGAACCGGATATTGCTTACCCCTATTTATTCAATTATGTAAAAGGTGAAGAAAGACGGACCCAGCAAATGGTTTCGGACTTGCTTGATACCTATTATAAGAATTCACCGGATGGACTACCTGGAAATGACGATACGGGTACCATGTCTGCCTGGGCCGTTTTTTCAATGATGGGGATATACCCTATAAGCCCTGCAAATGCAATTTATACCATAACAACTCCCCGGTTTAATAAGATAACCATACATTTGGATAGTGATTATTATCAACAGGAAAAAATTACTATAATTTCAAACTTTTCCGAGCACAACCGCTTTATTGAAAATATTAAGATCGAGGGAAAACCACACAAGGGATATTTTATAGGCCATGATGAATTGGTAAACGGAAAAACTCTGGAGTTGAAATTGAACAAATAG
- a CDS encoding sensor histidine kinase, with translation MLIPIKTLNHKLLGRNSSGDFNINYRHHIIFWAVYILFNIFRWGNLHQDFVYSIKTNLLGFPIHMALAYFNIYFLMPKFVYTKRYITYSFLLLASLFTGLLIKFNLTYYLVSNNVMPEAGDVESLTLNYAIVTMLGELYVMSFVTAIKITVDWLNENSKLHELEKRQLTTELKFLRSQVSPHFFFNTLNNIYSLTLEKSDRAPQVVLRLSELMRYLLYATDKPYQDLTKEIECIQNYIDLERIRFDNTLKIDMNISGDIEGKGIAPMLLMPFIENSFKHGASKNIGKMYIKINLEVIDDVLNFEISNNIPQNKSRNPINPEVGGIGLSNVKKRLELGYEPKDYNLSIFEKDKMFNVILKLKVK, from the coding sequence ATGTTAATACCAATCAAAACCCTGAATCATAAATTACTTGGCAGAAATAGTTCCGGTGATTTCAATATTAATTACAGGCATCATATTATTTTTTGGGCCGTATATATCCTATTCAATATTTTCCGCTGGGGAAATCTGCACCAGGATTTTGTCTATTCCATAAAAACCAACTTGTTGGGATTCCCAATACATATGGCCTTGGCATACTTCAATATTTATTTTTTGATGCCAAAATTTGTTTACACAAAACGATATATCACTTATTCCTTTTTACTTCTGGCCTCCTTGTTCACAGGCCTATTGATTAAATTCAACCTTACTTATTATTTGGTAAGCAACAACGTAATGCCCGAAGCCGGAGACGTTGAAAGCCTCACCTTGAATTACGCCATAGTAACCATGTTGGGAGAACTTTATGTGATGTCGTTCGTAACCGCCATAAAAATTACGGTGGACTGGTTAAATGAAAACAGCAAACTGCACGAACTGGAAAAAAGGCAGTTGACCACTGAATTGAAATTCCTGAGATCGCAGGTTTCCCCCCATTTCTTCTTTAACACGCTTAATAACATATATTCCCTAACATTGGAAAAATCGGACAGAGCACCTCAGGTAGTCCTCCGGTTATCGGAATTAATGCGTTATTTGCTATATGCTACGGACAAACCCTACCAAGATTTGACAAAGGAAATTGAATGTATCCAAAACTATATCGATTTGGAACGTATCCGTTTTGACAATACTTTAAAAATCGATATGAATATTTCGGGCGATATTGAAGGAAAGGGTATTGCCCCCATGCTATTAATGCCCTTTATAGAAAACAGTTTTAAACATGGCGCCAGTAAAAACATTGGCAAGATGTACATCAAAATAAATCTGGAAGTTATTGATGACGTCCTAAATTTTGAAATCAGCAACAACATTCCACAAAATAAATCGCGTAACCCAATAAACCCAGAAGTAGGGGGAATTGGACTTTCCAATGTAAAAAAACGTTTGGAACTAGGTTACGAACCCAAAGATTACAACTTGTCCATCTTTGAAAAAGACAAAATGTTTAACGTTATTCTTAAATTAAAAGTGAAATGA
- a CDS encoding carbohydrate-binding family 9-like protein, whose product MKTSIFIQSRTCSLVLLLLCLGIATMYGQELVPRNYIAFKASETLAIDGKADDASWQKAPWSQDYIDIEGKLIPDYGTRMKMLWDNEYLYVFAEMEEPHVWATLKQRDTVIFYNNDFEIFIDPDGDTHNYYEYEMNAHNTLWDLFLTKPYRNHGKVIDSWDIQGVKSAVSIDGTLNDSSDTDKGWTVEIAIPWNVITEASNGGQVPEDDFWRINFSRVNWKFDLTDGRYSRKKDDNGKFMPEYNWVWSPQGVINMHEPEHWGYVYFSSEEAGGKASFSIPQDDYIKWYLYSLYRGVLQGKKDAEKLVAMPKTIFEKAIKPSLDKHRFGYNIWVKSPFTGKILTIKEDGEFRSLEEKK is encoded by the coding sequence ATGAAGACCTCTATTTTCATTCAATCCAGAACATGCTCATTGGTGCTTTTGCTTTTATGCCTTGGCATTGCTACCATGTACGGCCAAGAGCTCGTGCCAAGAAACTACATTGCTTTTAAGGCAAGTGAAACACTGGCCATAGATGGGAAGGCGGATGATGCCTCTTGGCAAAAAGCACCTTGGTCACAGGATTATATCGATATCGAAGGAAAACTTATACCTGATTACGGGACCAGGATGAAAATGCTATGGGACAATGAGTACCTATATGTTTTTGCAGAAATGGAGGAGCCTCATGTATGGGCTACTTTAAAACAACGGGACACCGTTATTTTCTATAACAATGATTTTGAGATTTTTATAGACCCGGACGGGGATACCCACAATTATTATGAATATGAAATGAATGCCCATAATACATTATGGGACCTGTTTTTGACCAAGCCATATAGGAATCATGGCAAAGTGATAGACAGTTGGGATATTCAGGGGGTGAAATCGGCCGTAAGTATCGACGGAACCCTAAATGATTCCTCGGACACGGACAAAGGATGGACAGTGGAAATAGCTATTCCTTGGAATGTAATCACCGAAGCAAGCAACGGAGGCCAGGTGCCGGAGGACGATTTTTGGAGGATCAACTTCTCCAGGGTAAATTGGAAATTTGATCTAACGGATGGACGCTATTCCAGGAAAAAAGACGATAACGGCAAATTTATGCCCGAGTATAACTGGGTTTGGTCACCTCAGGGAGTTATAAATATGCATGAGCCCGAGCATTGGGGCTACGTATATTTTTCTTCCGAGGAAGCAGGTGGAAAGGCCAGTTTTTCAATTCCACAGGACGACTATATTAAATGGTATTTGTATTCACTTTACAGAGGAGTTCTACAAGGGAAAAAGGACGCTGAGAAGTTGGTGGCAATGCCCAAAACCATTTTTGAAAAGGCCATAAAACCAAGTCTGGACAAACATAGATTTGGATACAATATATGGGTAAAAAGTCCATTTACGGGAAAAATTTTGACAATCAAGGAAGATGGGGAATTCCGTAGTTTGGAAGAAAAGAAGTAA
- a CDS encoding sodium:solute symporter family protein, whose translation MNVIDIAIIVAYIILTLFVGIWVSKKASQGLKSYFLGGNNIKWYYLGLSNGSGMFDVSGTAWMVGILFLYGVKSFMFMWLWPIWNQIFVMMFLAVWIRRSNIMTGSEWILTRFGDDRAGRASHSIVAVFAIVAAVGFIAYFFEGVGKFLTIILPWDMALHIGEMVLLNSEQSYAMIIIFLTTIYTVKGGMFSVVATEVLQYIIMVIAGILVAGYAFFAFSDVEINSVISAEWKNVFFGWELGTHWDKEFQAFNDLIDSEGYKMFGALIGMTLFKGFFASIAGPTPSYDLQRILSTRTVKDAAFMSGFTNLVLFIPRYLLITGIVVIALVVLTPEMIANPGLTGAELEVLLPKVINFHVPVGIKGLLLAGLLAAFMSTFSAFVNAGPAYLVNDIYKKYFRPEASHKHYIKVSHIASFLVVILGVIMGFFADSINSLTLWITSALFGGYVAANFLKWIWWRFNGWGYFWGMLSGLIIASLQFVLDNNKANFMEGSLLYDLSHVHAIYLFPIIFGVSMLGSFLGTYFSPATDKEVLKAFYKNVKPWGWWNPVYKELKAEDPNFQKNNEFWWDMMNCAIGIIWQSSMIVLPIYFMIRDYPKAIIALVVFGITSTILKFTWLDKVRKIPN comes from the coding sequence ATGAATGTAATCGATATTGCAATTATAGTTGCCTATATAATACTGACCCTATTTGTAGGTATTTGGGTTTCAAAAAAAGCGTCCCAAGGGCTCAAGTCTTATTTTTTAGGCGGGAACAACATAAAGTGGTATTATCTGGGATTGAGTAATGGTTCTGGGATGTTCGATGTTTCCGGTACCGCCTGGATGGTAGGAATTCTATTTTTATACGGTGTAAAGAGTTTTATGTTCATGTGGCTATGGCCAATTTGGAACCAGATCTTTGTTATGATGTTTTTAGCCGTTTGGATTCGTAGGTCCAATATTATGACCGGATCGGAATGGATACTTACCCGGTTTGGCGACGATAGGGCTGGGAGGGCCTCCCATAGCATAGTTGCTGTATTTGCCATTGTTGCCGCGGTAGGCTTTATTGCTTATTTCTTTGAGGGTGTAGGTAAATTTTTGACCATTATATTGCCATGGGATATGGCTTTACATATAGGGGAGATGGTTTTGTTGAACTCCGAACAGTCCTATGCCATGATCATCATATTTTTGACCACGATCTATACCGTAAAGGGGGGTATGTTCTCGGTGGTAGCTACAGAAGTACTTCAATATATTATCATGGTTATAGCGGGGATACTCGTGGCTGGCTATGCTTTTTTTGCTTTCTCCGATGTAGAGATCAATTCGGTAATAAGCGCCGAATGGAAAAATGTATTCTTCGGATGGGAATTGGGAACCCATTGGGACAAGGAATTTCAGGCATTTAATGATTTGATCGATTCCGAGGGTTATAAGATGTTCGGGGCCTTGATAGGAATGACACTTTTTAAGGGTTTTTTTGCTAGTATAGCAGGACCTACCCCTAGTTATGATCTTCAGAGAATATTGTCTACCAGAACGGTCAAAGATGCTGCATTTATGAGTGGTTTCACCAATTTGGTGTTGTTTATTCCTAGGTATTTGCTTATCACCGGGATTGTGGTAATTGCCTTGGTGGTTCTAACACCGGAAATGATCGCTAACCCCGGGTTAACGGGTGCTGAGTTGGAGGTACTGCTTCCCAAGGTAATCAACTTTCATGTGCCGGTAGGAATAAAGGGCTTGTTGTTGGCGGGCTTGCTAGCAGCTTTTATGTCTACCTTCTCCGCTTTTGTAAATGCCGGTCCCGCTTATTTGGTCAATGATATCTATAAAAAATATTTTAGGCCGGAAGCATCGCATAAACATTATATTAAGGTGAGTCATATAGCGTCGTTTTTAGTGGTGATTTTAGGTGTTATTATGGGGTTTTTCGCAGATTCGATCAATTCGCTTACCCTGTGGATAACAAGTGCCCTGTTTGGAGGCTATGTGGCGGCCAATTTTTTAAAGTGGATCTGGTGGCGATTTAACGGCTGGGGATATTTTTGGGGTATGTTGTCCGGTTTGATCATTGCTTCCCTGCAATTTGTATTGGATAACAACAAGGCTAATTTTATGGAGGGTAGTTTATTGTACGATCTTTCCCATGTACACGCCATTTATCTTTTTCCAATTATTTTTGGGGTTTCCATGTTGGGATCATTTTTGGGAACCTATTTTAGTCCCGCTACCGACAAAGAAGTACTAAAGGCGTTCTATAAAAATGTGAAGCCCTGGGGTTGGTGGAATCCCGTTTATAAGGAATTGAAAGCAGAAGATCCCAATTTTCAAAAGAATAATGAGTTTTGGTGGGATATGATGAACTGTGCCATTGGCATCATTTGGCAGTCGAGCATGATAGTGCTGCCCATATATTTTATGATCAGGGATTATCCAAAAGCCATCATTGCTTTGGTTGTTTTTGGTATTACTTCCACAATTCTAAAATTCACTTGGTTGGATAAGGTTAGGAAAATACCCAATTAG
- a CDS encoding glycoside hydrolase family 130 protein, whose product MSNIPWQERPAHSADVVWRYSENPVVKRDAIPSSNSIFNSAVVPFKDGFAGVFRCDNKAVQMNIFAGFSKNGIDWDINHEPIQFQAGNTDMIESDYKYDPRVVFIEDRYWITWCNGYNGPTIGIGYTFDFKEFFQCENAFLPFNRNGVLFPEKIDGKYAMLSRPSDNGHTPFGDIYISYSPDMKYWGEHRCVMKVTPFVDSAWQCTKIGAGPIPILTDEGWLTFYHGVINTCNGFRYSMGAAILDKERPDQVLYRTKPYLLSPQTNYECVGDVPNVVFPCAALHSIEEDKVAIYYGAADTVTGLAFGRISEIVKFTKENSL is encoded by the coding sequence GTGAGTAACATTCCATGGCAAGAAAGGCCTGCCCATAGTGCAGATGTAGTTTGGCGATATTCAGAGAATCCAGTTGTTAAGAGAGATGCAATTCCTTCTTCCAATAGTATTTTTAATAGTGCGGTTGTACCATTCAAGGATGGTTTTGCCGGGGTATTCCGTTGCGATAACAAAGCGGTGCAAATGAATATTTTTGCCGGTTTTAGTAAGAATGGGATAGATTGGGATATTAACCATGAGCCCATTCAGTTTCAAGCAGGTAATACCGATATGATCGAATCCGACTATAAATATGATCCCAGGGTAGTATTTATTGAGGATAGGTATTGGATAACCTGGTGCAATGGATACAACGGTCCGACCATAGGTATAGGGTATACCTTCGATTTTAAAGAATTTTTTCAATGTGAAAACGCCTTTTTGCCCTTTAATAGGAATGGCGTATTATTTCCAGAGAAAATAGACGGCAAATATGCCATGTTGAGTCGCCCAAGTGATAATGGACACACCCCTTTTGGAGACATATACATCAGTTATAGTCCGGATATGAAATATTGGGGGGAACACCGCTGTGTAATGAAGGTGACCCCTTTTGTGGATAGCGCATGGCAGTGTACCAAAATTGGGGCTGGACCAATTCCCATACTGACCGATGAGGGTTGGTTGACCTTTTATCATGGGGTTATAAATACCTGCAACGGATTTAGATATTCCATGGGAGCAGCTATATTGGACAAGGAGCGGCCAGATCAGGTGTTGTATAGAACCAAACCTTATTTGTTATCTCCTCAGACCAATTATGAATGCGTAGGCGATGTGCCCAACGTGGTGTTTCCATGTGCTGCATTGCATTCTATTGAAGAGGATAAGGTTGCTATATATTATGGAGCTGCGGATACGGTTACCGGCTTGGCCTTTGGACGCATATCTGAAATTGTAAAATTTACGAAGGAGAATAGTCTGTAA
- a CDS encoding family 20 glycosylhydrolase, with protein MKKILFQGLGVFLLVLAVGCGEESKTIFTENDINIVPKPLEMKLNQGAFRFTKDTKLVAANDQTQIFEVLQNKFVSAAGWNLGVVNTAPSSNFVQLSTDVSLPEEAYNLKVTENQVIIYASGHNGFLYGLETIRQLLPVAIESKNVVSNMNWDIPNVEIKDSPRFKWRGFMLDVSRHFFDKDYVMETIDQLAFLKMNTLHLHLVDDQGWRIEIKKYPKLTEVGGFRVDQEDKPWNARSTPELGKETTYGGFYTQEDIKEIVAYAESRGITVVPEIEMPAHVMSAIAAYPELSCFQKPIMVPSGGVWPITDIYCPGKETTFEFLENVLLEVMELFPSQYIHVGGDEATKTNWEKCPDCKKRIQVEGLENVEELQSYFIRRMERFLSSKGRTLLGWDEILEGGLAPGPTVMSWRGVKGGLEASEAGHDVVMTPNSHCYFDYYQGDQDAEPLAWGGNLPLSKVYQFDPVVEGMSEEQAKHVLGGQANLWTEYVPTKAQAEYMTYPRLAALAEAVWSSKDNRNWDDFSIRVSSLFQRYGIMGVNYAKSAYQVTTETSVNTENGAISIALKSEFSQADIRFSLDGSDITSASKKYSASVDIDRTTNIKAQVFKDGEPVGAIFEKTIKYHKAVGKPVTYINKYHDSYKGAEDLGMVNVVRGSKNFHDGQWQGWLDNDMELVIDLESPTELEKISVGALENQGSGIYFPIQVEVFLSDDGKTFRSAGSVKREYAANNGSELKDFVIEIGKQIVIYIKVKATNLGTAPTGGGSWVFIDEVVVE; from the coding sequence ATGAAAAAGATATTGTTTCAAGGGTTAGGGGTGTTTCTATTGGTTCTTGCCGTAGGATGTGGAGAGGAAAGCAAAACCATTTTTACGGAGAATGATATTAATATTGTTCCCAAGCCTTTGGAAATGAAATTGAACCAAGGGGCATTTAGGTTTACCAAGGACACAAAATTGGTAGCTGCCAATGATCAAACCCAGATCTTTGAGGTATTGCAAAATAAATTTGTTTCCGCGGCAGGATGGAATTTGGGAGTGGTAAACACGGCACCAAGTAGCAATTTTGTGCAATTATCTACAGATGTATCCTTGCCAGAGGAGGCTTACAACTTAAAGGTGACAGAGAATCAGGTGATTATTTATGCAAGTGGCCATAATGGATTTTTGTATGGTTTGGAAACCATTAGACAATTACTTCCAGTCGCCATAGAAAGTAAAAATGTTGTCAGCAATATGAATTGGGATATTCCCAATGTTGAAATCAAGGATAGCCCTCGTTTTAAATGGCGAGGTTTTATGTTGGATGTTTCCAGACATTTTTTCGATAAGGATTATGTTATGGAGACTATAGACCAATTGGCCTTTTTGAAAATGAACACCCTCCATCTCCATTTGGTAGATGACCAAGGCTGGCGCATAGAGATTAAGAAATATCCAAAATTAACTGAAGTAGGTGGCTTTAGAGTAGATCAAGAGGATAAGCCGTGGAACGCAAGATCAACACCAGAATTGGGGAAAGAGACGACTTATGGTGGATTCTATACGCAGGAAGATATTAAGGAAATAGTTGCTTATGCCGAGAGCAGGGGTATCACTGTAGTTCCGGAAATAGAAATGCCGGCCCACGTAATGAGCGCCATAGCTGCATATCCGGAGTTATCCTGTTTTCAAAAACCTATTATGGTCCCTTCTGGAGGGGTGTGGCCCATAACCGATATATACTGTCCAGGAAAAGAAACCACCTTTGAGTTTTTGGAAAACGTTTTATTGGAGGTGATGGAATTGTTTCCGTCCCAGTACATCCATGTGGGTGGGGATGAGGCTACCAAGACCAATTGGGAAAAATGTCCGGATTGCAAAAAGAGAATTCAGGTGGAAGGTCTTGAAAATGTTGAGGAGTTGCAAAGCTACTTTATTCGGCGTATGGAACGTTTTCTGAGCTCCAAAGGAAGGACCTTGCTGGGATGGGATGAAATATTGGAAGGCGGTTTGGCTCCGGGCCCTACCGTTATGAGTTGGCGCGGGGTAAAAGGAGGCTTGGAGGCCTCCGAAGCTGGTCATGATGTGGTTATGACCCCTAATTCACATTGTTATTTTGATTATTATCAAGGAGATCAGGATGCTGAACCTTTGGCTTGGGGAGGAAACCTGCCCCTGAGCAAGGTCTATCAATTCGACCCTGTGGTTGAGGGAATGAGCGAGGAGCAGGCCAAGCATGTTCTAGGTGGGCAGGCCAATTTGTGGACAGAATATGTTCCTACCAAAGCTCAGGCGGAGTATATGACCTATCCGCGTTTGGCCGCCTTGGCGGAAGCTGTTTGGAGTAGTAAGGATAATAGAAATTGGGACGATTTTTCAATCCGTGTAAGCAGTCTATTTCAAAGATATGGGATAATGGGAGTCAATTATGCCAAAAGTGCCTATCAGGTAACTACTGAAACTTCGGTCAATACTGAAAATGGTGCTATATCAATTGCCCTTAAATCAGAATTTTCCCAAGCGGATATTCGGTTTTCCCTAGATGGTAGTGATATTACTTCGGCCTCTAAAAAATATTCCGCTTCGGTAGATATTGATAGGACAACCAATATCAAAGCCCAGGTATTTAAAGATGGTGAACCTGTGGGTGCCATATTCGAGAAAACTATTAAATATCATAAGGCTGTGGGGAAACCTGTAACCTACATAAATAAATATCACGATAGTTATAAGGGAGCTGAGGATTTGGGGATGGTAAATGTAGTTCGCGGCTCCAAAAATTTTCACGATGGACAATGGCAAGGATGGTTAGATAACGATATGGAATTGGTAATCGATCTGGAATCTCCTACGGAATTGGAAAAGATATCCGTTGGTGCCTTGGAAAACCAAGGTTCTGGAATTTACTTTCCTATCCAAGTTGAGGTTTTCCTTTCGGATGATGGCAAAACTTTCAGAAGTGCGGGAAGCGTAAAACGGGAATATGCGGCAAACAATGGTTCGGAATTAAAGGATTTTGTGATCGAAATAGGGAAACAGATCGTTATATATATTAAGGTAAAGGCAACAAATTTGGGTACTGCGCCTACAGGAGGTGGCTCATGGGTGTTTATTGATGAGGTGGTCGTGGAATAA